In one Bacteroidota bacterium genomic region, the following are encoded:
- a CDS encoding VanZ family protein, translated as RLLSELKVRHLANVFIIASVFVVLGTTLYPFDFTLDEFKERLDHFLNQDYRHVRGHRNDIITNIILFLPIGFSFSILSTRMKFSFLRGLFGVTVAGGLLSLTVELLQLFLPFRFSSILDIMANAAGSAFGYTGYVIISRTVYRTLTSAIERINKGHKVGWLAAMYLLYVLCLLLGSWPLQVSSFVAEFNLAYPLLVGNEPGGSCPWNGSINELVVANYPFSLQGVEEYLAGRELNANDRKDIVAHYTFEGAGPYHDKLNLNPPLEWHGKVSEAPDSEEHARIMPDRWLQTNEAASSLSYAIMRTLRYTVCFTVSSKDAKHQHIARMIAVASDPYRQNFSIVQIRDDLGIRFRSMTTGINGTNPQFMINGLFADTITHRIVVSVSPAQVRVFVDSIENAYAIELGPGFAMLNKFFPNNGKLSITSPMKNFHRVLFAVVVFVPLGYLLALLVSEIQRGVILRVLVACAGIAVPPYVLERMLCYMVGREISWANLAIGFALMFGTLLVTLSSKLYRMKSAASIKESR; from the coding sequence ACCGTCTGCTCTCCGAACTCAAGGTACGACACCTTGCCAACGTGTTCATTATTGCCAGCGTGTTCGTAGTGTTGGGGACGACGTTGTACCCTTTTGATTTCACGCTTGATGAATTCAAGGAACGGCTCGATCATTTTCTCAACCAGGATTACAGGCATGTTCGCGGCCACCGGAACGATATCATCACCAACATCATTCTCTTCCTTCCTATCGGTTTCAGTTTCAGTATTCTCTCAACGCGGATGAAGTTCAGCTTCCTTCGGGGATTGTTCGGAGTGACGGTTGCGGGGGGATTGTTGTCCCTCACCGTTGAGTTGTTGCAACTGTTTCTTCCGTTTCGTTTCTCGTCGATACTGGATATCATGGCTAATGCTGCGGGATCTGCATTCGGCTACACAGGCTATGTGATCATTTCACGGACTGTTTACCGGACGTTGACTTCAGCTATCGAGAGAATAAACAAAGGACACAAAGTCGGGTGGTTGGCGGCAATGTACCTGCTGTATGTTCTCTGTTTGCTTCTCGGATCATGGCCGTTGCAGGTTTCGTCTTTCGTGGCCGAGTTCAACCTTGCATACCCGTTGCTTGTCGGTAATGAACCCGGTGGCTCGTGTCCGTGGAATGGCTCCATTAACGAGTTGGTAGTTGCGAACTACCCCTTCTCTCTTCAAGGTGTGGAGGAATATCTGGCCGGACGCGAGTTGAACGCCAATGATCGGAAGGATATTGTTGCTCATTACACCTTCGAGGGCGCCGGTCCGTATCACGACAAACTGAATCTCAATCCGCCCCTGGAGTGGCACGGCAAAGTCTCCGAGGCCCCTGATTCTGAGGAACACGCCCGAATTATGCCCGACAGATGGCTGCAGACGAACGAAGCCGCATCTTCGCTTTCCTATGCAATCATGCGGACGCTCCGCTACACTGTATGCTTTACGGTTTCGAGCAAGGATGCGAAGCATCAACATATTGCGCGCATGATTGCTGTCGCCTCCGATCCGTACCGCCAGAATTTTTCCATCGTGCAGATTCGCGACGATCTCGGCATCCGCTTCCGTTCCATGACTACGGGCATCAACGGCACGAATCCTCAATTCATGATCAACGGCCTATTTGCAGATACCATAACGCATCGGATTGTTGTTTCCGTCAGCCCGGCCCAGGTTCGCGTGTTCGTGGACAGTATTGAGAATGCCTACGCAATCGAACTCGGTCCCGGTTTTGCAATGCTCAACAAGTTCTTTCCGAACAACGGCAAGCTCTCCATCACCTCACCGATGAAGAATTTCCACCGGGTACTGTTTGCCGTCGTGGTGTTTGTTCCCCTTGGCTACTTGCTTGCGTTACTCGTGAGCGAGATACAACGTGGGGTCATCCTCCGGGTTCTTGTTGCTTGCGCCGGCATTGCCGTACCGCCGTACGTGCTTGAGCGGATGTTGTGTTATATGGTGGGAAGGGAGATCAGTTGGGCGAATCTCGCGATCGGATTTGCGTTGATGTTCGGGACTCTCCTCGTTACACTCAGCTCAAAA